A single Anopheles arabiensis isolate DONGOLA chromosome 2, AaraD3, whole genome shotgun sequence DNA region contains:
- the LOC120897406 gene encoding E3 ubiquitin-protein ligase RNF185-like, whose product MASTTDIPPAVGNAPTAPLLEDLNEDTPSSSSSSTATTTTDSGKPSTSYSFSMLGVDTAIPGSSSGSSSSSSSSSTSYSIKRPQSGDDSTQSAAAGGSKTKTQLENDTAGGDGAGEGASTGAPSTEAGEEEKKDDSMFECNICLDTAKDAVVSMCGHLFCWPCIHQWMNGYRNTCPVCKSSISKEKVIPLYGRGGSKEDPRKTVPPRPAGQRTEPEQPHGFQSFTGDGSFHMSFGIGAFPFGFFTSTLNFGDFRGAGNVTRENTRESEEDQFLSQVFLYVALIFLAWLAMA is encoded by the coding sequence ATGGCATCAACGACAGATATTCCTCCGGCCGTGGGCAACGCGCCCACCGCTCCCTTGCTAGAGGATCTCAACGAGGACACGccctcctcctcatcgtccagcacggcgacgacgacgacagacAGTGGCAAACCTTCGACATCGTACAGCTTCTCCATGCTCGGTGTGGATACGGCCATCCCAggtagcagcagcggcagcagcagcagcagcagcagcagcagcaccagctacAGCATCAAACGGCCACAGTCCGGGGACGATAGCACCCAGTCGGCGGCGGCCGGTGGTAGCAAAACCAAGACACAGCTAGAAAACGACACAGCCGGCGGCGATGGTGCGGGCGAGGGCGCATCGACCGGTGCGCCATCCACCGAGGCCGGCGAGGAGGAGAAAAAGGACGACTCCATGTTCGAGTGCAACATCTGTCTCGACACGGCCAAGGACGCGGTGGTCAGCATGTGCGGGCATCTGTTCTGCTGGCCGTGCATTCACCAGTGGATGAACGGGTACCGCAACACCTGCCCGGTGTGCAAATCGTCCATCAGCAAGGAGAAGGTGATTCCGCTGTACGGGCGCGGCGGCAGCAAGGAGGATCCGCGCAAAACCGTACCGCCCCGGCCGGCCGGCCAGCGTACCGAGCCGGAGCAGCCGCACGGCTTCCAGAGCTTCACCGGCGACGGCAGCTTCCACATGTCGTTCGGCATCGGGGCGTTCCCGTTCGGGTTCTTCACCTCCACGCTGAACTTTGGCGACTTTCGCGGCGCGGGCAATGTGACGCGCGAGAATACGCGCGAATCGGAGGAGGACCAGTTCCTGTCGCAAGTGTTCCTGTACGTGGCGCTCATCTTTCTGGCCTGGCTGGCCATGGcctag
- the LOC120897408 gene encoding PXMP2/4 family protein 3, with amino-acid sequence MSLSRPIYNLLGSYLEQLFEHPLRTKAITSCVIASSANLVSQKLGGAKQVNTDSVMAYGLFGLIFTGPLSHFFYSWLDRITNDTRFKKLLMLLGERALFAPVITALSLYFISRFEYKTHDEALGNLFTQYRSILRGNWKFLTLPVFINFNYIPPMLRVLFANIIGFCWMVFLSTKRRKAEQRRQQKAQEQSKST; translated from the exons ATGTCCCTCTCTAGACCGATCTACAACCTGCTCGGTTCCTATCTGGAGCAGCTCTTTGAGCATCCGCTTCGCACGAAAGCTATAACAAG CTGCGTAATTGCATCCTCCGCCAACCTGGTCTCGCAGAAGCTGGGCGGTGCGAAGCAGGTCAACACCGACTCGGTCATGGCGTACGGGCTGTTCGGGCTGATCTTTACCGGTCCGCTGTCGCACTTCTTCTACAGCTGGCTGGATCGCATCACGAACGATACCCGGTTCAAGAAGCTACTGATGCTGCTGGGCGAGCGGGCCCTCTTTGCGCCGGTCATTACCGCCCTGTCGCTGTACTTTATCTCCCGGTTCGAGTACAAAACACACGACGAAGCGCTCGGCAATCTGTTCACCCAGTATCGTAGCATTCTGCGGGGCAACTGGAAGTTCCTTACCCTGCCCGTGTTCATCAACTTCAACTACATTCCGCCGATG CTACGCGTGCTGTTTGCCAACATCATCGGATTCTGCTGGATGGTGTTCCTGTCCACGAAGAGAAGGAAGGCGGAACAGCGTCGCCAGCAGAAGGCACAGGAACAGAGCAAGTCTACCTGA
- the LOC120897403 gene encoding serine/arginine repetitive matrix protein 2 isoform X4, giving the protein MMERTKKKHSKKSHRDDESDSSDSESDSDSKSDASSDSERENNSSSKRKKKSSKKEKKKKSQKKKKAKSRTPSRNKSPEASGKKVAVEEPKQDKRNEASAGAKHDTDRNRRSHDRSAGGRRDRSSSRNRADVQRMREPSRERGNNARRGGGYRPDRYEEPRFGNNNRGGVDYFNRHRDRDRDRDSNRVAEERPRRSRSRNRRRERSPPDQERNDRSRSRSRSRSGSQRRRPDRGARGHSVERSKHSSRRERTPPKQQAEHERARDRDGDREKDRRERNKDRDRDVHDHQADRQRDRDRERRNDDRDRGREGKRDRERDSNRDPAKHRRSPSPQKKDKRSPATIRRQPREEESTTKKRDKSPRRSPDRQKSKSSTVVESKARKRSPTPPPKAASRDKSIPRGSDKVERPASSRQPAPAKVAEEKEPASSSDSEAESDLDYSPARRNPERYSDILQRSSKSRTETNGKEDDRKSTKTTKPVSSRSGSPREPRRSSSPSGEKADSKTAKKDSAPKARRASVSPSPPPARRDRSASRGKSRRSPSPKKRDTSRHDGSPVAKKREKPAAPPSEKSEKRSTTSPSSSRRVKSRSRSPPEVKRRRQEQASPAARSTTKPTSEREPTETAKRSETRTPEKGESRKSRSKKASSSSGGAAATSSTNAAPVQQPVVKLHSPESEHSQSDGEEREQERSSTQHDRDDLDAFLPIYDETREQEKDLSLLKALKHDLAAKAKQSLEKKKSVSEVGNSSSSSSSIISSAIAMKVGVLPPTKPGEPASAEARERELQQSATQPSSSHKTESASKAAPAVKCSPDEKLPAGAKPNTTKATDPAASQEDASSTSTALKKDIHEILTAVGAWAVADGSEAAASLAKTTILQAVDGILKEKISGTSKEAKPAAVAGSGSNKTRPSTKSSRSRSRSRSRSHKSRSYSSSSSDSGSSRSRSRSSSSHSHSSSDRGSSRSRSRSSSHSSQSSPRSRTASRSPSIPRRAGSPSFLDRRRITRSSRSPPRSFRSRPDVRRRGRHSSKSPRSSSDASASSHRRHSSRSRSRSRSAKRRQRRDSDRERSRSRGDKRPGGSKKAPARRDRSSSRSRTYSRRQDRRADR; this is encoded by the exons aTGATGGAAAg aacgaagaaaaaacactcGAAAAAATCGCACCGTGACGATGAGAGCGATTCGTCCGATTCGGAATCGGATTCCGATTCGAAAAGTGATGCATCCTCGGATTCGGAGCGCgagaacaacagcagcagcaagcggaAGAAGAAGTCCtcgaagaaggaaaag AAAAAGAAGTcgcagaaaaagaagaaggcaaAATCCCGAACGCCATCGCGTAACAA ATCGCCCGAAGCTTCCGGCAAAAAGGTTGCCGTGGAGGAACCGAAACAAGACAAACGCAACGAAGCCTCGGCCGGTGCGAAACACGACACGGATAGAAACAGACGCTCGCATGATCGCAGCGCCGGTGGGCGAAGGGATCGCTCGAGCAGTCGAAATCGGGCCGATGTCCAGCGAATGCGGGAGCCTAGCCGCGAACGGGGTAACAATGCTCGCCGTGGCGGCGGATATCGTCCGGATCGATACGAGGAACCGCGCTTCGGTAATAACAATCGTGGTGGTGTTGACTATTTTAACCGGCATCGCGATCGAGACCGCGATCGAGACAGTAATCGCGTTGCGGAGGAGCGTCCACGACGCAGTCGGTCAAGGAACCGGCGCCGGGAGCGATCGCCACCGGACCAGGAACGTAACGATCGATCACGGTCCCGTTCGCGGTCGCGTTCGGGAAGCCAGCGGCGTCGTCCAGATCGAGGGGCGCGGGGCCACAGTGTGGAAAGGTCAAAGCACAGTTCGCGTCGCGAACGCACGCCCCCGAAACAGCAGGCGGAGCACGAGCGCGCCCGCGACAGGGACGGCGATCGAGAGAAGGATCGTCGTGAGCGCAACAAGGACCGTGACCGCGATGTGCACGATCACCAGGCCGATCGTCAGCGCGACAGGGATCGCGAGCGACGAAATGACGATCGGGATAGGGGCCGTGAAGGCAAGCGGGATCGTGAGCGGGACAGCAATCGCGATCCGGCAAAGCATCGTCGTTCGCCGAGCCCGCAAAAGAAGGACAAACGATCGCCGGCGACAATACGGCGCCAGCCGCGGGAAGAGGAATCCACTACGAAGAAGCGTGACAAATCTCCGCGCCGTTCGCCTGATCGCCAGAAGTCAAAATCGAGCACGGTAGTGGAATCGAAAGCACGCAAACGATCGCCAACTCCGCCGCCGAAAGCGGCATCGCGCGATAAATCGATCCCGAGGGGGTCTGATAAGGTGGAACGGCCAGCATCATCTCGTCAACCGGCCCCTGCCAAGGTGGCAGAGGAGAAGGAACCGGCATCCTCCTCCGATTCAGAGGCCGAATCGGACCTGGACTATTCGCCGGCCAGACGTAACCCGGAACGGTACAGCGATATACTGCAGCGCAGCAGCAAATCGCGCACCGAGACGAATGGTAAAGAGGATGATAGGAAATCAACCAAAACCACCAAACCAGTATCGTCGAGGTCAGGTTCGCCACGCGAGCCTCGTAGATCAAGCAGCCCAAGCGGAGAGAAAGCGGACAGCAAGACAGCAAAGAAAGACAGCGCACCGAAAGCTCGTCGTGCTTCTGTCAGTCCTTCGCCGCCGCCCGCCCGACGCGATCGCTCTGCGTCGCGTGGCAAATCGCGCCGATCGCCTTCGCCCAAGAAAAGGGATACCTCGCGTCACGATGGATCTCCCGTCGCGAAGAAACGGGAGAAGCCGGCCGCGCCGCCATCGGAAAAGTCGGAAAAACGCTCCACCACATCGCCCTCCTCCTCTCGGAGGGTAAAGTCTCGGTCGCGGTCACCGCCGGAGGTGAAAAGACGCCGCCAGGAGCAAGCATCGCCCGCAGCAAGGTCGACGACAAAACCGACCTCGGAGCGAGAGCCAACCGAAACGGCCAAGCGCAGCGAAACACGCACACCGGAAAAGGGTGAGTCGAGAAAATCTCGATCGAAGAAGGCGTCTTCATCGTCCGGtggggcagcagcaacgtccTCGACAAACGCCGCCCCTGTACAGCAGCCGGTAGTGAAGCTCCATTCGCCCGAATCGGAACACTCACAATCAGACGGCGAGGAACGGGAGCAGGAGCGTAGCAGCACGCAACACGATCGAGACGATCTGGACGCATTCCTTCCCATTTACGACGAAACCCGCGAGCAGGAGAAGGATCTTTCGCTGCTGAAAGCCCTCAAGCACGATCTGGCAGCGAAGGCCAAGCAAAGCTTGGAGAAGAAAAAGTCCGTGTCCGAGGTGggaaacagcagcagtagcagcagcagcatcatcagcagtgCCATAGCGATGAAGGTTGGCGTTCTACCCCCCACGAAACCGGGCGAACCGGCCTCCGCAGAGGCACGCGAACGGGAACTGCAGCAATCGGCAACGCAACCGAGCAGCAGCCACAAAACGGAATCAGCTAGCAAGGCAGCACCGGCGGTGAAATGTTCGCCCGACGAGAAGCTTCCTGCCGGCGCCAAACCAAATACTACTAAAGCAACTGACCCGGCAGCATCACAGGAGGacgccagcagcaccagcactgCACTGAAGAAGGATATCCACGAGATACTTACCGCCGTCGGTGCGTGGGCCGTTGCCGACGGTTCGGAGGCGGCTGCCAGCCTGGCGAAGACGACGATTCTGCAAGCGGTCGACGGCATACTGAAGGAGAAAATATCGGGCACATCGAAGGAAGCGAAGCCTGCGGCCGTTGCCGGCTCGGGCAGTAATAAAACGCGCCCCAGTACCAAGAGCAGCCGTTCCCGTTCTCGATCTCGTTCCCGTTCGCATAA GTCGCGCAGCTACAGCAGCTCTAGCAGTGATTCGGGCAGTTCACGGTCGCGCAGCCGCTCGTCCTCGTCGCATAGCCACAGCTCGTCCGATCGGGGCAGCAGCCGCTCGCGCAGCCGTTCCAGCAGCCACTCGTCCCAATCTTCCCCGCGTTCCCGCACCGCGTCCCGGTCGCCCTCGATACCGCGGCGTGCCGGGTCGCCCTCGTTTCTCGATCGGCGCCGCATCACCAG ATCTTCCCGCTCGCCACCCCGTAGTTTCCGTTCGCGGCCCGATGTCAGACGACGGGGACGCCATTCGTCCAAGTCCCCCCGTTCGTCGTCTGACGCGTCCGCCTCGTCCCACCGCCGCCACTCATCGCGCTCCCGCAGCCGTTCGAGAAGCGCCAAGCGCCGGCAGCGCCGTGACAGCGACCGGGAACGGTCGCGTTCACGGGGCGACAAGCGGCCTGGCGGCAGCAAAAAGGCGCCGGCACGCCGTGATCGATCCTCCTCTCGATCCCGAACTTACTCCCGGCGCCAAGATCGTCGCGCAGATCGTTAG